The DNA region AATGTGCTAGCGCTTCCAATTGCTAACGTATGTATCATTGTTGTTGGTCCCTTCTACATTGGTCACGACATCTACAACTTTTGAGGGAAACCTGTTTTTGGGAGactcctctctctctctctctctctctctctctctctctctctctctctctctctctctcttatcGCCATTGACATACTCGAGTAAGAAGCCTCTTCTTATCAATCCCTCGATGGCATCCTTTAGCTGGATGCGGTCATCTTTGTTATGGTTGTGGCTCTTTTGGAAGCGGTGGTTCTTTATCTTATTCATTCTTTAGGACTCTCTGATATGGAAAGGGTTTCTAACTCCTCCTTTTCGGAACTCAGTGTTAACACACTCCTGGTAAATCTTTTCATGTGATGCATTCAAAGGGGTGTACTTATCATGCCAACCATGGATCCCACAATTGAATTCATCTTTCGTCCAATAGGAGTCTTTCCCGGATGAACAACCGAAATTCCCGTCAGCACAACCTAGGAAGTCGAACCGGGTGTTGAGCTCCTCCTCTAGGTTGGTGAAAAACTAGGCCTTATTCTACAATTCTTTCATGGTACGAGCCTCTCGTTGCCCTACCTTATGCCCAAAGAGGTTATCCGATAACAGGTCATTCTAGAACATCCAACATTTAAGACCTTTTATGTTTCCTTCTTCTTCCACTGCTACTTGCGTGAAACTGTCAATGTAAGATCGTAAACTCTCCTTCCTTCCATGCATAATCCTGCTTATGGGAGTTACTCTCACTGGCTGCCTTTTCTAGTTCATTTTCTCATTTCAAACCATCCAGAATCGTGTTTTGacacctctctctctctctctctctgaagTTTTTATTTAAACTTTCTTTCACTAATGTTTTAGCCTAGGTGCTTTTGTGAGAAAAATCATTTTCTGAGTGAGGATACTGTTGTAATTCTAGAAAAGGTAGAATTGTAAATTCACCAAGGGAATCTCTTGTATACACCTTGGTTGAATACTGTCCAATTAGGGATTTATTTGGGTTATAAGGTAAACCCATTAAAAGCTTTGGGTTCAGATTGTGTGATTCGGCTCTAACTTAGGTTCGATATTATCCTGTTATAAAATCTTTTAGGTTCTTGGTAAGCCCGATATTAAAACCAAGATTAGGTTCCGATGTTCATCCCGCATAAAAGCTTTCATCAGGTTTAAGCTCAGCCCATATAAAAGCTTGGAAGATTCGAGATCAGCCCGATATAAAATATCACAGGTTATTAGTTATCCTGTATAAAACCAAGGATTAAGGTTCAAGAGCTCAACCCGTGTAAAAGCTTACAAAGTTCATGGAAAGAAGACTAACTACTTCAATTCACCAAGAGAAGACACACAAGTTAAATCTATCGTCTTGTATTATTTGGTTTGAGGTCAACCATcatttccttgtataagggggttcgtGAGTCTTTCCTACTAAAAGATCTTAATTATTATTAGATACTCTCAATATTAATTCTCAGGGACAAGATTAAGTCGTTTTGTGACTGAACCTGTATAACCTCTGGTGTTCCTCTCTTTTCCTTAAACTCTTTTCTTTCTgtattttatttttctctttattatttTTAACTTTAAGTTTTTCTACAAATGCTTTTAAACTCTAATTTTATTTCCTATAGattttcaaaatcatgttttccAAACCACAAAATTCACCTCCACCCTCTTGTGTGTGAAGTCTCAAGTCCAACAAAAGATACATGCCCTTAAAATGTCCTCTATAGTTTGGAAGGTTCTCTCCGACTAACCATCAGTCTACGAGTGATTTGTGGTACTCAAGTTCATACTCGTCCCCATCTCTTGAAGGAAAGCTCTCTAAAATATCAAAGTGAAATTCGGGTCCCAATCTAATATTATAGTGGACGGTACACCATGCAATCTGACAATCTTTGATATGAATACCATTGTGAGAGTGATAACTTTATATGTAGTCTTGACGGGCAAGAAATGGGATGGTCTGGTTAACCTATCCATAATCACCCAGATTGAATCATGTATGCCAAGAGTACGAGGCAAAAACATCATTGAAGTCCATAGAAATGTTATCCCATTTCCACTCAAGAGTTTCTGACGGTTGCAACATATCGCCAAGTCTCTAGTGCTAAATCATTACCTATTGACAAATCATGCATTGAGACACATACAATGCGATGTCATTTTTCATATTCGTTAGTGGCTTGGTTAAAACCAGGAAGACTTTATTTAGCTTGCAATTCAATGTCTGATTGTTGCACTTGTCGAATCCTTTTTCTAAAATCACATGTGATACTAATGTTTTCGATCAAGACATGGACATTAGTCCACACAAACTGGAGGTCAAGGTTTCAAAACTTCTCCATCAGATCATACTCCAACATCATTAACTCAGTTGCGTGAATCTCCTTCCTACTTAGAACATTTACCACTTTATTAGACTTTTCAAGATGATACTTAAAtcaaaatcataatccttaaggTACTTCATCCACCTTCATTGACATGTGCTTAGTTCTTTCTGATCAAAGAGATATTTCAAACTATTATGATCATTGAACATCTCAAAATGGACTTCATACATATAATGTCTCCACACCTTGAGTGCGAAAACAATGGCAACTAGCTCAAGATCACGTGTTGAATAATTCTCTTCACGAGGCTTTAACTTACGAGAGACATGGGCCACCACTTGCCCATTCTCCATAAGTACACCACCTAAAGCCTCATTCGATGCATCACAGGAAACATCATAAGGCTTACTAGGGTTGGGGATTACTAACACGGGAGCGATGGTTAACTTCTTCTTCATCCTACGAAGACTTTGCTCATAATCAGAATCCCAACTGAATGGAACTTCTTTACGGGTGAGTCTGGTCAAAGGTAAGTCTAATTGAGAAAACCCCATTATAAGCCTTCTATAATATACTTCTAGTCCCAAGAAACTTCAGACCTCATATGCATTTTTCAACCTCTCCAAATTAACCATCGGTTCTATCCTCAACGGATCCATTGCTACACCTCCTCGAGATATAACATGACTAAGAAATTTCACCTCAGACATCCAGAACTTGCATTTACTAAACTTCACGAAAAAAATATTTCTCTTGCAAAACTGATAGCACGATTATCACATGCTTCATTTGCTCCTCTAGAGTATGGGAGTAGATTTGAATATCGTCTATAAAGATTACCACAGATTGACCCAAATATGGTTGGAATACCCCGTTCATGTAATACATAAAGACTGTAGGAGCCTTGGTCACTCCGAACGACATAACAAGAAATTCGTAATGGCCATACCGCGTCCTGAAACCAGTCTTTGGTGTATCAGAACTCTCCACTCAAGTGTGATGATATACAAGCCTTAGATCAATTTTCGAGAACTCACGTGCTCATTTCAACTGATCTAAGATGGTATCAATATGAGGCAATGATACTTGTTCTTTATAGTGACCTTGTTCAGTTGGAGGTAATTGATGCACATACACGTCTCATTGttcttcttcttcactaacaagATTGATGATCCCCGCAAAGATACACTTGGTTGAATAAAATGCTTTACTAGCAATTCTTCTAACGGACTCTTCAACTCCCTTAGCTCGACCAGAGACATTCGATAACGAGCTATGGAAACTGAAGCAGCTCCTGGGACAAGATCGATGGAAAACTCTATTTCTCTTTCTGATGGAAGGGAAGTGACATCTTTAAGAAATTCACATACTACTGGAGTTTTAGAAACATTCGTCTATCCTCTTAATCCATGGTGAGAATCAAAATAAAAAGACATTTCTTGAGTGAACAAGCAACTGATCATATTAATTGTACCTTCTAGAAGTGCACTCATCACATCTTTAGGAGTGGCGTCATGGGTAGGAATGAAGAAAACTTTATCCTTACACCTGATATACACTGAGTTGGCAGATATCCAATTCATCCCCAAAACTACATTGATCTTCTTGAATGGTAGGAAAATCAGATCAATCTGAAATTCACGGTCCTTAAAGGAAACAGAAAAATTCCTACGGATCCACTAAATCTCCATACTAGTATCCGTTGCTCTGGTAACAACCATAGGAGAGTGAAAGGGGAACAAGTTATAATCCAAGTTGTTGAACATACTTTGTGGAAATGAAATAATGAGATGCTCCACAATCAACTAGAACAAACAAAGGTTGATTATTCACGAAGCATGTACCAACAATGAGGTCGTTGTTACCTTGGCCTTTTTAGAATCCAAGGTGTAAACTCGACCAGTACCTTTTCCATGCGAACTCTGATTAGGACAATCCTTCACTATGTGCCATTACACCGAAAACATAGTCACTTACCTGGCCTACAATCTCCAAAATGGCTTATCTTGCAGGAGTTACACTGAGGTGGTTGGGTGATCTTCCACCTTGAGATTGTTTCCCTTTTGATAGGGAGCCTCAGGGTTCAGATAGTGACCCGACCTCCCATGTTTATCGTGTCCCTGCCTTGCTTGTTCTTTCTCTGCTTGGATTTTCTTCAAGGTATGatatgcaaaaaaaaaacatTGTTGTAAGAGCTCTGCATAAGTCTCATACTTTTGTTGGGCCACGGTGTGCTCAATTTCACATCTCAAACTAAACACGAACGAATTAACCTTTCACAACTCATTTGGGGCATATAAGGTTTGGTTGGAGTAAGCCGACATATCTTGTATACTGGATATGCAGATTCGGGTCTCTCTCTATACTCTCTCTAAGCTTTGTCAAATTCTGACTTTAGAGAGTGAAAAGAAATGAGATGAAAGAGGTTCCATTCAACTTGTATACTGGATATGCAAATTTACAGTTATGCCCTTGCCATTAAACTTTATTTACAACATTGTCGCTCTTGGTTAACTATTGTCATTCCCACTTAATTAAATGTATTGTCTTACTAATCCAACCATTATTCATATTAGCACATCATTAGTATGATACTCACTTATTATTAGAAAGCTAAGATTTGTATTTTTGTTTTTCAATTCCTCCAAATGGGTCTTGGGTCTGACCTAATAGTTGTTAAAGATTCATTAGAGTTGATCTACTATTTAAAATGCATTGTGACTTATTAATGAATATGAATATTCTGTTTGTTATTTATATTCGAGTTACGAGATTAAAAATAATCTTCAAATTTAAGGACCACTTGGCCTGTTTAATACTCTTGttttttcaaattaaaagcatGCAATAAAGCATTCTTACTATTCCAAATTTATAATCTACATGCACTGTTTCACAAGTAACTTTCATATATTCACCCACTAATTAATTTCACAAGTAAATCTTTGACACATTGTTGTAACTCATTGACTCATTGTTTTGACCGACTCTTAGACAGTTAAATCCAAACCCAAACAAACATCATACTAGAATTAACAAATTAATCAAACAAATAGCAAACAATTGAATGAAACTCGACCATTTTATACATGACTCTGCATCATAATATAACCAATCATGAACAAAGAATGCTATGTAGACTTTTGAGAGGTGTCATTAGTATCAGAACTAGTAGGGTATCCAATTCCATGTCGATAACTAGGAAATATCATGAACACTGTACCAGAAACCATACCAATAACAGGTGGCAAAACCTGCATCAGCATCTTCTCACCAAGCTCAAACTCCGGGTAGAAGCACcgcacaatatttgtatctagcAGCCCCAACACAGCAAACACAATCAACGAAACCAAAGCATGCACGAAATCTCCAAACCTAAGCTTATACACCGACAAATCAACACCCTCCGACGCCGGAGATGGCCAGAGACCCTTCGCGGTAACAATACCGTAGTGTGTCTGCCCATCACTTCCGGTGTAACTGTCGGTGAAGGAAGTAAAAGCACAGTTGAAACCACAAATAACAAGGAGAATACCGCTTAGGTATTTGTTGATGGTGGTGCAGTGTCCGGTGTTGCTTACAACTGGACTGAGAAACTGGAACAAGAAGACAGTGCCGGTCGGAAGAAGCTTAACGAGGTTTCCTACTCCAGAGAATGTTTTCCCTCTCATAGTAGTAGCACCTTTGTTGGTGCTTGTTTTTGAGGCTGAGGCTCTAATTTCActcatttttctcttttttttagcTTTGTCTAATTTTGTGAGTTTTTGTTGTGATGTTTCTATCATTTTATAGAAGTTGATGATGGAATAAGAGTTGGTTGCTTCTACGCAAAATTGGTGAAGAGTGTTTTTGTGTGAATTGTGAAGTTGTTTTACTTGTACTTTTGGAAAGATCCATTACCTCAGCTTCAATTCTAATTCAAGCTATGGTTTCATGTCCATGGCATTTTTCTTGTTTTGTCATAATTAGTAACTAAATATAGTGGTACGTTATGTTTTACTCCTTGTTTTATTACTTTAATTTCAGAAATTATTTTCTTAAATCTAGCTTAGTcataaaaaacaaaattaaattttttaaGAAAAGTTATTTAGTTATCTCATGAAAACGGGTTCTGTGGTGTAAGATACGTATGAGTTATCTCCGCGTGGTTAAGTATGGTTCGGCACGAGACATGCGTAAGAAAACAGATTTTGATGATACTATGTGCCCATGCATGCGATTGCCGACCCTTTACACATTTGGACTGACTTTAGAAATGAGAATCTTGTTTTCTTATTTGGTGATTTAAGTTTGTTACTTTTGTTGTATAGGATTCGGTGATTTAAGCCATTTCTAAGTGTTTTGTTTTTTTACATCCTTAGAGTCTTAAATCGAATAATATATTGTCTGAAGTGATTATAAGTTGGACAATCTTCACCTTATAAGTTGATTTTGTAGGAATGAGTTAGACAAAACCTAAATTCTAATATGATATTAGAGTTTGATTTAAGATCCAGTGGGTCAATCCTATTAGGTTTCTGTTATCGAGTCACTCATCAATTACTTTCACGCTTCAGATGTCTAGTTCTGGATGTGAGGAGGTGTTTTAAGAGTCTCACGTCGGACAATATATGACATTAACATGTGCTTATAAGTGAGAAAAATCTTCACCCTACAAGTCACTTTTGTATGGGTGAGTTAGgtgttggtgcaaaggtagaataaaagatgaatattctattaagagaatgacggctacaaaaaggattaaaagttacaatgattgacaccctatttataagcctctaacaaacttaaatatgaatcaaatctaatatttaaatctaatatctaacaaacttaaatatgaatcaaatctaatatttaaatctaatatctaacaaacttaaatatgaattaaatctaataattaaatctaataccatcccttaattcatattccatcaaaacttgtaacaccaattccatcccttaatctgagaaattgatcagtcttgatagctttcgtcagaacatctgccaactgcttctgagtgctgcagtgtacaacttctaacactcccctctgaacttgatgtctcagaaaatgatacttggtctcaatgtgcttgcttctcccatgcaacactgggtttctggcaagattgattgcagacttgttgtcaatcatcagcttcagaggtttgtttactttaatcttcagatcctacaatagattcagaatccacacagcttggcatgcagtaacaacaatcttacaattcttcagatcaaatctcttcagaagttctaattcatacttgagctgatgcaaaataatacctttctcaaagtatctgaactccatccctagaaagtatgtcattttgcctagatcagtcatttcgaattcattcatcagaactttcttgaacttggctatctcctgttcagaacttccagtcagcagtatatcctcaacatataaacataccagagtcatatttccttcagaagtatgctgaacatagacaccgtactccatctcacatttctgaaagccttacttcttgaaaaatgaatcaatcttcttattccaagctctgggcgcttgtttcaatccatatagagctttgtataatttgtacaccatcccttcctgattctttttcacaaatccaggaggttgtgacacgtaaacttcttcttctaacggaccgttcagaaatgcagattttacatctaaatgcatcagaggccaattcctgttagcagctattgcaatcaccattctgattgtttcatgtcttgctacaggtgcaaacacttcagagtaatctagcccaggtttctgtagaaatcctctggctaccaaccttgctttatgtttgccaattgaaccatctggctttaacttctgcttgaaaacccatctgacgctgatggtTTTCTTGTCTgttggaagttctgtcagcttccatgtcttgtttctctctatagcatcaagttcttctttcatggccttcagccagagcttctgcttaagagcctcttctgtacttatgggttcagagtctactaacatggcacactgaataacttctccttcagagtctacttcagtgtcttgcagcatgtcaaattctgcatatcttctggggatgtttctgattctttgtggtctctgaacttgttcagagtcttgagcttcagagtttctagcttcagatggttgacttcctccagagctttgatcatcttcagggtctggcatatttccagagtctgaattgccaccagaatctggattaccatcagagtctgggtcatctggatca from Lathyrus oleraceus cultivar Zhongwan6 chromosome 1, CAAS_Psat_ZW6_1.0, whole genome shotgun sequence includes:
- the LOC127078944 gene encoding protein DMP2, which produces MIETSQQKLTKLDKAKKKRKMSEIRASASKTSTNKGATTMRGKTFSGVGNLVKLLPTGTVFLFQFLSPVVSNTGHCTTINKYLSGILLVICGFNCAFTSFTDSYTGSDGQTHYGIVTAKGLWPSPASEGVDLSVYKLRFGDFVHALVSLIVFAVLGLLDTNIVRCFYPEFELGEKMLMQVLPPVIGMVSGTVFMIFPSYRHGIGYPTSSDTNDTSQKST